In bacterium, the following are encoded in one genomic region:
- a CDS encoding RidA family protein: MKIINTDKAPKAIGPYSQGVISNGFIFVSGQIALNPATNSLISGGIEEQTLRVLENIEAILEAAGSSKEKVVRCDVFLTDLKLFPDFNKAYEKFFGEHKPTRVTVEVSSLPKGALVEISAIAEI; the protein is encoded by the coding sequence ATGAAAATAATTAACACAGACAAAGCTCCGAAAGCTATAGGACCTTATTCGCAAGGAGTTATATCAAATGGGTTTATTTTTGTTTCCGGGCAAATAGCATTAAATCCTGCTACTAACTCATTGATTTCTGGCGGAATAGAAGAGCAAACTTTAAGAGTTCTCGAAAACATTGAGGCGATACTTGAGGCTGCCGGCTCATCAAAGGAGAAAGTGGTTCGCTGCGATGTTTTTCTTACGGACCTGAAACTATTCCCAGATTTCAACAAAGCTTACGAAAAATTCTTTGGGGAACACAAGCCAACAAGAGTTACAGTAGAGGTATCATCGCTTCCGAAAGGTGCGTTGGTGGAAATTTCTGCTATTGCGGAAATCTGA